The DNA sequence ATTTAGAAGTAGGTGCTTACTTAGCTGAAAAAGGCGAACAACTGTTAAAAGCGATGGGCGCTAAGCATGTATCATCGTCAGTCAGCGGATATCCATCTACTAACTTAATGGCTGGTGGCTGTCGCTTTGGCAATGACCCAGCAAGGTCGGTGCTCAACAAAAATTGTCGAGCACATGAAGTAGACAACCTGTACGTAACCGATGGCTCATTTATGCCCACAGGCGGCAGCGTACCTTATACCTTTACGATTTATGCCAACGCCTTTCGCGTAGCAGAAAAAATAACGGCGCACTGGCAAGCACTTAATAGTTAAATTATTTCCCTAAAGCCGAAAAGTTTTAAATTATTTCCCTAAAGCCGAAAAGTTTATTGTCTTTGCACGGTCAATATTTAGAAGCAACTGACTTTAGGGAATAATGATGATGCTTAAAAACACCTTGATTAGCTCAATATTACTATTATCACTCACGGGTTGTGGTGGCGGTGGCAGTAGCGCTAATGATGAGCAAAACTCAACACCTGATGTAGTTAGCGCAGTTACCTATTCAGGAATATTTCTTGATTCTGCAGTTGAAGGTTTGGCTTACAGTACCCCTTCTCAAACAGGAAAAACTGATGCTGATGGCACCTTTTTGTTCCAAACAGATGAAAATATTACCTTTGCTATTGGTGATATTCAGCTGCCGGCTGTTAAAGCCGAATTACTACTCACGCCCTTAAATATTTTTAATACCGATGAGGTGAATGATATAGAGGTAGTAAATTTGCTACGTTTACTGCAATCATTAGATATAGATGGCGATGCCACTAATAACATCCAAATTCCGGATGATGCCCATGAACTGGCTTCAGGATTATCAGTTGACTTTAGCTCTGCAGACTTTGAACAGCAAGTCAGTAACTTAATCGCCTCAAGTGAAGGAGTATATCAAGCGCTTATTTCTGCCGACGAAGCCATATATTATTTTC is a window from the Litorilituus sediminis genome containing:
- a CDS encoding DM13 domain-containing protein produces the protein MMMLKNTLISSILLLSLTGCGGGGSSANDEQNSTPDVVSAVTYSGIFLDSAVEGLAYSTPSQTGKTDADGTFLFQTDENITFAIGDIQLPAVKAELLLTPLNIFNTDEVNDIEVVNLLRLLQSLDIDGDATNNIQIPDDAHELASGLSVDFSSADFEQQVSNLIASSEGVYQALISADEAIYYFQQTLSALGNSDNSNCAQSHEKVGYSGYFETFHHNVAGKATIIDDCTIEISQFSYDGGGPDVYFFAAKDHNYKSASAFPVGNRLNGQVFDNANFTIKLPINKSLDDLTGLSVWCIDFSADFGHMEFTP